A DNA window from Citrobacter tructae contains the following coding sequences:
- the thrC gene encoding threonine synthase — protein MKLYNLKDHNEQVSFAQAVTQGLGRKQGLFFPHDLPEFSLTEIDEMLKLDFVSRSAKILSAFIGDEIAHDVLAERVRAAFAFPAPVAQVAGDVGCLELFHGPTLAFKDFGGRFMAQMLTHISGDKPVTILTATSGDTGAAVAHAFYGLKNVRVVILYPNGKISPLQEKLFCTLGGNIETVAIDGDFDACQALVKKAFDDEELKVALGLNSANSINISRLLAQICYYFEAVAQLPQEARNQLVVSVPSGNFGDLTAGLLAKSLGLPVKRFIAATNVNDTVPRFLKEGEWAPKATQATLSNAMDVSQPNNWPRVEELFRRKIWRLNELGYAAIDDATTQDTMRELHEMGYTSEPHAAVAYRALRDQLNPGEYGLFLGTAHPAKFKESVEEILDLTLALPKELAERANLPLLSHHLPADFAALRQLMMTRG, from the coding sequence ATGAAACTCTACAATCTTAAAGATCATAACGAGCAGGTCAGTTTCGCGCAGGCCGTCACGCAAGGGCTGGGGAGAAAACAGGGACTCTTTTTCCCGCACGATCTGCCGGAATTTAGCCTGACCGAAATTGATGAGATGCTGAAACTGGATTTTGTCAGCCGTAGCGCAAAGATCCTGTCCGCATTTATTGGTGATGAAATTGCACACGACGTCCTCGCGGAGCGCGTGCGTGCGGCGTTTGCGTTTCCGGCGCCGGTCGCTCAGGTGGCGGGGGATGTCGGTTGTCTGGAACTGTTCCACGGCCCGACGCTGGCTTTTAAAGATTTTGGTGGGCGCTTTATGGCGCAGATGCTGACGCACATCAGCGGCGACAAGCCGGTGACTATTCTGACGGCCACTTCTGGAGATACCGGAGCAGCGGTCGCGCATGCCTTTTATGGCCTGAAGAATGTGCGTGTGGTTATCCTCTATCCGAACGGTAAGATCAGCCCGTTACAGGAAAAACTGTTCTGTACGCTGGGCGGAAATATTGAAACTGTCGCCATTGACGGTGATTTTGATGCCTGTCAGGCGCTGGTGAAAAAGGCGTTTGATGATGAAGAACTGAAGGTGGCGCTGGGATTAAACTCGGCCAACTCGATCAACATCAGCCGTTTGCTGGCGCAAATCTGCTACTACTTCGAGGCTGTGGCTCAACTGCCGCAGGAGGCGCGAAATCAGCTGGTTGTCTCCGTTCCCAGCGGCAACTTTGGCGATCTGACGGCCGGGCTGCTGGCGAAATCACTCGGTCTGCCGGTGAAGCGTTTTATCGCCGCAACCAACGTCAACGATACGGTTCCGCGTTTCCTTAAAGAAGGTGAGTGGGCGCCGAAAGCCACCCAGGCGACCTTATCGAATGCCATGGACGTCAGCCAGCCGAACAACTGGCCGCGTGTGGAAGAACTATTCCGCCGTAAAATCTGGCGTTTGAATGAACTGGGCTACGCGGCCATTGATGACGCGACCACTCAGGACACAATGCGTGAGCTGCATGAGATGGGTTACACCTCTGAACCCCACGCGGCGGTGGCTTACCGTGCGCTGCGTGACCAGTTGAACCCAGGCGAGTATGGTCTGTTCCTCGGCACTGCACATCCGGCGAAGTTTAAAGAAAGCGTTGAAGAGATTCTTGATCTTACGTTGGCTCTGCCAAAAGAACTGGCGGAACGCGCTAACTTGCCGCTGTTGTCTCATCATCTGCCCGCTGATTTTGCTGCGCTGCGTCAGCTGATGATGACCCGGGGTTAA
- the satP gene encoding acetate uptake transporter — protein MGNTKLANPAPLGLMGFGMTTILLNLHNAGFFALDGIILAMGLFYGGIAQIFAGLLEYKKGNTFGLTAFTSYGSFWLTLVAILLMPKMGLTEAPNVQFLGVYLGLWGVFTLFMFFGTLKANRALQFVFLSLTVLFALLAVGNIAGNEAIIHVAGWVGLVCGASAIYLAMGEVLNEQFGRTILPIGEAH, from the coding sequence ATGGGCAACACTAAGTTGGCTAATCCGGCACCGCTGGGCCTGATGGGCTTCGGCATGACCACCATTCTGCTTAACCTGCATAACGCGGGTTTCTTCGCCCTTGACGGTATTATTTTGGCGATGGGATTGTTCTACGGCGGCATCGCGCAAATTTTTGCTGGTCTGCTGGAATATAAAAAGGGCAATACCTTCGGCTTAACCGCCTTTACCTCTTACGGCTCTTTCTGGCTGACGCTGGTCGCGATCCTGTTAATGCCGAAAATGGGTCTGACGGAAGCACCGAACGTGCAGTTCCTGGGCGTATACCTGGGTCTGTGGGGCGTGTTCACACTGTTCATGTTCTTCGGCACGCTGAAAGCTAACCGCGCGTTGCAGTTTGTCTTCCTGAGCCTGACCGTATTGTTCGCCCTGCTGGCTGTGGGCAATATTGCGGGTAACGAAGCGATTATCCACGTTGCTGGCTGGGTTGGCTTAGTGTGTGGCGCAAGCGCCATTTACCTGGCGATGGGTGAAGTGCTGAACGAACAGTTTGGCCGCACCATCCTGCCGATTGGTGAAGCGCACTAA
- a CDS encoding MFS transporter, with the protein MSQHSRPLNRQDYKTLSLAALGGALEFYDFIIFVFFAAVVGELFFPADIPEWLRQVQTFGIFAAGYLARPLGGIIMAHFGDLVGRKKMFTLSILLMAIPTLAIGLLPTYASMGILAPLLLLLMRILQGAAIGGEVPGAWVFVAEHVPEHRIGIACGTLTAGLTVGILLGSVVATLVNTSLTQQAVHEYGWRIPFLLGGAFGLVAMYLRRWLQETPIFLEMQQRKALAQELPVKSVVSKHKKAVVVSMLLTWLLSAGIVVVILMSPVWLQKQYGFAPALTLQANSVATIMLCIGCLLAGFVVDRVGASKTFIVGSLLLACSSWFFYHLTSSHPEYLFWLYGLVGLCVGVVGAVPYVMVRAFPAEVRFTGISFSYNVSYAIFGGLTPIAVTMLMSVSPMAPAWYVLALSLVGLGLGIWLRQDIYHRDTDVDGELQRL; encoded by the coding sequence ATGTCACAACATTCTCGACCGCTGAACCGCCAGGATTATAAAACCCTTTCGCTCGCTGCCCTCGGCGGGGCGCTTGAGTTTTATGATTTCATTATCTTCGTCTTCTTTGCCGCTGTTGTGGGTGAGCTATTCTTCCCCGCAGACATCCCCGAATGGCTACGTCAGGTGCAAACCTTCGGTATTTTTGCCGCAGGCTATCTGGCGCGCCCGCTGGGCGGCATCATCATGGCGCATTTTGGCGATCTAGTTGGGCGCAAGAAAATGTTCACTCTGAGCATTTTGCTGATGGCGATCCCAACGCTGGCGATAGGTCTGCTACCGACTTATGCCTCGATGGGGATCTTGGCCCCGCTGTTGCTGCTACTGATGCGTATCTTGCAGGGCGCTGCCATTGGGGGAGAAGTGCCGGGAGCGTGGGTGTTTGTTGCCGAACACGTTCCGGAGCACCGCATTGGCATTGCCTGCGGAACGCTGACAGCCGGGTTAACGGTGGGTATTCTTCTTGGCTCGGTAGTGGCCACGTTGGTGAATACCAGCCTGACGCAGCAGGCAGTGCATGAGTACGGCTGGCGTATTCCTTTCCTGCTGGGGGGCGCGTTTGGGCTGGTGGCAATGTATCTGCGCCGCTGGCTGCAGGAGACGCCCATCTTCCTCGAGATGCAGCAGCGCAAAGCGTTGGCGCAAGAGCTACCGGTAAAGTCGGTGGTGAGCAAGCATAAAAAAGCGGTGGTGGTATCAATGCTGCTGACCTGGCTGCTCTCGGCGGGGATTGTGGTGGTGATCCTGATGTCCCCCGTCTGGCTGCAAAAACAGTATGGTTTTGCCCCTGCGCTGACCTTACAGGCCAACAGCGTTGCCACTATTATGCTGTGCATCGGGTGCCTGCTGGCTGGATTTGTGGTCGACAGAGTGGGTGCCAGTAAAACCTTTATTGTCGGTAGCTTGCTGCTGGCTTGTTCTAGCTGGTTTTTCTATCACCTGACCAGCAGTCATCCCGAATACCTGTTTTGGTTGTACGGTCTGGTTGGGTTGTGCGTTGGCGTGGTCGGCGCAGTGCCTTACGTGATGGTGCGGGCGTTTCCGGCGGAAGTCCGTTTTACCGGCATTTCCTTTTCCTATAACGTCTCATATGCCATTTTCGGTGGTTTGACGCCGATCGCAGTAACGATGTTGATGAGTGTGTCACCGATGGCTCCTGCCTGGTACGTACTGGCGCTTTCGCTGGTGGGGTTAGGACTGGGGATTTGGCTGCGACAGGATATTTATCATCGTGATACAGACGTTGACGGAGAATTACAGCGTCTGTAA
- the thrB gene encoding homoserine kinase: MVRVYAPASSANMSVGFDVLGAAVTPVDGSLLGDVVSVEAADSFSLNNLGRFANKLPPEPRENIVYQCWERFCQELGKEIPVTMTLEKNMPIGSGLGSSACSVVAALVAMNEYCGKPLNDMRLLAIMGELEGRISGSIHYDNVAPCFLGGMQLMIEENGIISQQVPGFDEWLWVLAYPGIKVSTAEARAILPAQYRRQDCIAHGRHLAGFIHACYSRQPGLAAKLMKDVIAEPYRTRLLPGFSQARQAVAEIGALASGISGSGPTLFALCDKPDTAQRVADWLGKNYLQNQEGFVHICRLDTAGARVLG; encoded by the coding sequence ATGGTGAGAGTTTACGCCCCGGCTTCCAGTGCCAATATGAGCGTCGGGTTTGATGTGCTCGGGGCAGCGGTCACGCCCGTTGATGGTTCTTTATTAGGCGATGTTGTCTCTGTTGAAGCAGCCGACAGCTTTAGCCTCAACAACCTTGGGCGCTTTGCTAACAAGCTGCCGCCTGAGCCGCGAGAAAATATTGTCTACCAGTGCTGGGAGCGATTCTGCCAGGAACTGGGGAAAGAGATTCCGGTGACGATGACGCTGGAAAAAAATATGCCGATTGGCTCGGGGTTAGGTTCCAGCGCCTGTTCTGTTGTTGCCGCGTTGGTAGCAATGAATGAGTACTGCGGTAAACCGCTCAACGACATGCGGCTGCTGGCGATAATGGGCGAGCTGGAAGGGCGCATCTCCGGCAGTATCCACTACGATAACGTTGCGCCGTGCTTTTTGGGCGGTATGCAATTGATGATTGAAGAAAACGGCATTATTAGCCAACAGGTGCCAGGCTTTGATGAGTGGCTGTGGGTACTGGCCTATCCGGGAATTAAGGTCTCCACGGCTGAAGCGCGGGCGATTTTACCGGCGCAATACCGCCGCCAGGACTGTATCGCACACGGGCGGCATCTGGCGGGCTTTATTCATGCCTGCTATTCCCGTCAGCCAGGGCTTGCCGCGAAGCTGATGAAAGATGTGATTGCCGAGCCATATCGCACCCGCTTGCTGCCCGGTTTTAGCCAGGCGCGTCAGGCGGTGGCGGAAATAGGTGCGCTGGCCAGCGGCATCTCCGGGTCAGGGCCGACGCTGTTTGCGTTATGTGATAAACCGGATACGGCACAGCGTGTCGCAGACTGGCTGGGTAAAAATTACCTGCAAAATCAGGAAGGCTTTGTTCATATTTGCCGGCTGGACACGGCGGGCGCACGGGTACTGGGATAA
- the tal gene encoding transaldolase gives MTDKLTSLRQFTTVVADTGDIAAMKLYQPQDATTNPSLILNAAQIPEYRKLIDDAVAWAKQQSNDRAQQVVDATDKLAVNIGLEILKLVPGRISTEVDARLSYDTDASIAKAKRLIKLYNDAGISNDRILIKLASTWQGIRAAEQLEKEGINCNLTLLFSFAQARACAEAGVYLISPFVGRILDWYKANTDKKEYAPAEDPGVVSVTEIYEYYKQHGYETVVMGASFRNIGEIIELAGCDRLTIAPALLKELAESEGALERKLSFSGEVKARPARITEAEFLWQHNQDPMAVDKLADGIRKFAVDQGKLEKMIGDLL, from the coding sequence ATGACGGACAAATTGACCTCCCTTCGTCAGTTCACCACTGTAGTGGCCGACACCGGAGATATCGCGGCAATGAAGCTGTATCAGCCTCAGGATGCCACAACTAACCCTTCTCTCATTCTTAACGCAGCGCAGATCCCGGAATACCGCAAGCTGATTGATGACGCTGTGGCCTGGGCTAAGCAGCAGAGCAACGATCGCGCGCAGCAGGTTGTCGACGCGACCGACAAACTGGCGGTAAACATCGGTCTGGAGATCCTGAAACTGGTCCCGGGTCGCATCTCCACTGAAGTTGACGCTCGCCTGTCCTACGACACCGACGCGTCTATCGCGAAAGCGAAACGCTTGATCAAACTGTACAACGATGCTGGCATCAGCAACGATCGCATTCTTATCAAACTGGCTTCTACCTGGCAGGGTATCCGTGCTGCAGAGCAACTGGAAAAAGAAGGCATCAACTGTAACCTGACTCTGCTGTTCTCCTTTGCGCAGGCGCGTGCCTGTGCAGAAGCAGGCGTGTACCTGATTTCTCCGTTCGTTGGCCGTATTCTGGACTGGTACAAAGCCAATACCGACAAGAAAGAGTACGCACCGGCAGAAGATCCGGGAGTGGTTTCCGTTACCGAAATATATGAGTACTACAAACAGCACGGTTATGAAACCGTGGTGATGGGCGCAAGCTTCCGTAACATCGGTGAAATCATTGAGCTGGCGGGTTGTGATCGTCTGACGATTGCCCCGGCGCTGCTGAAAGAGCTGGCGGAAAGCGAAGGCGCTCTCGAGCGTAAACTGTCCTTCTCTGGCGAAGTGAAAGCGCGTCCTGCGCGTATCACCGAAGCTGAGTTCCTGTGGCAGCACAACCAGGATCCGATGGCTGTAGACAAACTGGCGGACGGTATCCGTAAGTTTGCTGTAGACCAGGGCAAACTGGAAAAAATGATCGGCGATCTGCTGTAA
- a CDS encoding alanine/glycine:cation symporter family protein yields MPDFFAFINEVLWGSVMIYLLLGAGCWFTWRTGFIQFRYIRQFGKSLKNSLNPQPGGLTSFQALCTSLGARIGSGNLAGVALAIAAGGAGAVFWMWVSAVIGMATSFAECSLAQLYKERDSKGQFRGGPAWYMARGLGMRWMGVLFAVFLLIAYGFIFNSVQANSVSRALEFAFDIPPLASGVSLALLSLLVIVGGIKGVARLMQWFVPLMALLWVSSSIIICLWHIGQLPEIIVTIIKNAFGWQEAAAGAAGYTLSQAIASGFQRGMFSNEAGMGSTPNAAAAAASWPPHPVAQGIVQMIGVLVDTLIICTASAMIILLAGNGTTYMPMEGIQLVQKAMVTLTGEWGAGFVALIVIMFAFSSIVANYIYAENNLVFLHLDNIRVIWLLRIATVGTVIAGTLVSFPLVWQLADIIMACMAITNLTAILLLSPVVHTLASDYLRQRKLGVRPEFDLRRYPDIRQQLAPDAWDKTPRE; encoded by the coding sequence ATGCCTGATTTTTTCGCATTTATTAATGAAGTACTCTGGGGTTCGGTGATGATCTACCTCCTGCTTGGTGCAGGATGCTGGTTCACCTGGCGTACGGGGTTCATTCAGTTTCGCTATATTCGCCAGTTCGGTAAAAGCCTTAAAAATAGCCTCAACCCGCAGCCGGGCGGCTTAACCTCATTTCAAGCCCTATGTACCAGTCTCGGCGCACGTATTGGTAGCGGAAACCTGGCAGGCGTTGCCCTGGCCATTGCCGCAGGTGGCGCTGGGGCTGTCTTCTGGATGTGGGTCTCCGCAGTCATTGGTATGGCAACCTCGTTTGCCGAGTGTTCACTTGCCCAACTGTATAAAGAACGCGACAGTAAAGGTCAGTTTCGCGGCGGGCCTGCGTGGTATATGGCTCGCGGGCTGGGCATGCGCTGGATGGGCGTTCTGTTCGCTGTCTTTTTACTCATTGCCTATGGTTTTATTTTTAATAGCGTCCAGGCGAACTCGGTCTCGCGTGCGCTGGAGTTTGCTTTTGACATCCCGCCGCTTGCGTCCGGTGTCTCACTGGCGTTGCTATCCTTGCTGGTTATCGTCGGTGGCATTAAAGGCGTTGCCCGTCTGATGCAATGGTTCGTTCCATTAATGGCCTTACTGTGGGTAAGCAGCAGCATCATTATTTGCCTGTGGCATATTGGGCAACTGCCCGAGATTATCGTCACTATTATAAAAAACGCCTTTGGCTGGCAGGAAGCCGCCGCTGGCGCTGCCGGGTATACGTTAAGCCAGGCCATTGCCAGCGGCTTTCAACGCGGCATGTTCTCTAATGAGGCCGGAATGGGATCTACCCCAAATGCAGCCGCTGCCGCGGCCTCATGGCCTCCACATCCCGTCGCCCAGGGCATTGTGCAAATGATTGGTGTATTAGTCGATACGTTGATTATCTGTACGGCCAGCGCAATGATTATTCTGCTGGCGGGTAATGGAACCACCTACATGCCGATGGAAGGTATCCAGTTGGTTCAGAAAGCAATGGTAACGCTCACGGGTGAATGGGGAGCAGGATTTGTCGCCCTGATTGTTATCATGTTCGCTTTCAGTTCTATCGTCGCCAACTATATCTATGCTGAAAACAACCTGGTCTTCCTGCATCTGGACAATATCCGGGTTATCTGGCTTTTGCGCATTGCTACTGTCGGTACCGTCATCGCTGGCACCTTAGTCAGCTTCCCGCTGGTGTGGCAGCTTGCAGACATTATTATGGCCTGCATGGCCATCACTAACCTGACGGCGATTCTGCTGCTCTCGCCGGTTGTCCATACCCTCGCCAGCGATTATCTGCGCCAACGAAAACTTGGCGTGCGGCCAGAATTTGATCTACGCCGTTATCCCGATATCAGACAACAGCTTGCGCCCGATGCCTGGGATAAAACGCCGCGCGAGTAG
- the yaaA gene encoding peroxide stress protein YaaA: protein MLILISPAKTLDYQSPLATARHTLPELLDHSQQLIHEARQLSAPQIGKLMGISDKLADLNATRFHDWQPDFTPDNARQAILAFKGDVYTGLQAETFSEADFDFAQQHLRMLSGLYGVLRPLDLMQPYRLEMGIRLANAKGKDLYQFWGDIITDKLNEALEAQGDSVVINLASDEYFKSVKPKKLNAELIKPVFLDEKNGKFKVISFYAKKARGLMSRYIIENRLTRPEQLTAFNSEGYFFDEEASGKGELVFKRHEQ, encoded by the coding sequence ATGCTGATTCTGATTTCACCCGCAAAAACACTCGACTACCAAAGTCCACTGGCAACCGCGCGTCATACGTTGCCCGAGTTGCTGGATCATTCCCAGCAGCTTATCCACGAAGCGCGTCAGCTTTCTGCACCGCAGATTGGCAAGCTGATGGGGATTAGCGACAAGCTGGCGGACCTGAACGCCACCCGCTTCCATGACTGGCAGCCTGACTTCACGCCTGACAATGCGCGCCAGGCCATTCTGGCGTTTAAGGGCGATGTATATACCGGATTACAGGCAGAAACCTTCAGCGAGGCGGATTTCGACTTTGCCCAGCAGCATTTACGCATGCTGTCCGGACTGTACGGCGTGCTGCGCCCACTGGATCTGATGCAGCCTTACCGCCTCGAGATGGGCATTCGCCTTGCCAATGCCAAAGGGAAAGATCTCTACCAGTTCTGGGGTGATATCATCACTGATAAACTGAACGAAGCGCTGGAAGCGCAAGGCGACAGCGTGGTCATCAACCTCGCCTCGGATGAGTATTTTAAATCCGTGAAACCGAAAAAACTGAACGCGGAGCTGATCAAACCGGTTTTCCTTGACGAGAAAAACGGCAAGTTCAAAGTGATCAGTTTCTATGCCAAAAAAGCGCGTGGCCTGATGAGCCGCTACATCATCGAAAACCGCTTAACCAGACCGGAACAGCTGACCGCATTTAACAGCGAAGGCTATTTCTTTGATGAAGAAGCATCAGGTAAAGGCGAGTTGGTATTTAAACGTCACGAACAGTAA
- the mog gene encoding molybdopterin adenylyltransferase produces MNTLRIGLVSISDRASSGVYQDKGIPALEEWLASALITPFELQTRLIPDEQAIIEQTLCELVDEMSCHLVLTTGGTGPARRDVTPDATLAVADRQMPGFGEQMRQISLHFVPTAILSRQVGVIRKQALILNLPGQPKSIKETLEGVKDADGKVIVAGIFASVPYCIQLLDGPYVETTPAVVASFRPKSAIRDTNT; encoded by the coding sequence ATGAATACTTTACGCATTGGCTTAGTTTCTATTTCTGACCGTGCCTCTAGCGGCGTTTATCAGGATAAAGGTATCCCTGCTCTCGAAGAGTGGCTGGCGTCTGCCCTGATAACTCCTTTTGAACTGCAAACCCGGTTGATACCGGACGAGCAGGCCATCATCGAACAAACATTGTGCGAACTGGTTGATGAAATGAGCTGCCACCTGGTGTTGACCACCGGCGGCACCGGCCCAGCTCGTCGCGACGTCACCCCTGATGCTACGCTGGCGGTTGCCGACAGGCAGATGCCTGGCTTTGGTGAGCAAATGCGCCAGATAAGCCTGCACTTTGTGCCAACGGCGATCCTCTCCCGTCAGGTTGGGGTGATTCGTAAGCAGGCGCTGATCCTGAATTTGCCAGGCCAGCCGAAATCGATCAAAGAAACGCTGGAAGGTGTGAAAGACGCCGACGGTAAGGTTATCGTGGCGGGTATTTTTGCAAGTGTACCGTATTGTATACAGTTGCTGGATGGGCCGTATGTGGAAACCACCCCAGCAGTAGTAGCATCTTTTCGGCCTAAAAGCGCTATACGCGATACAAATACCTGA
- a CDS encoding DUF2541 family protein yields MKSMLTLPASLLMGLLLSSAAHANDHKVLGMIAMPRNATNDLTLRIPVCRVVKRIQLVADRGDIKLNGASVYFKAARMSSQSLSVPSSIKEGQTTSWININNDNDNKRCVSKITFSGQSVNSSDMATLKVIGDD; encoded by the coding sequence ATGAAATCCATGTTAACCCTTCCCGCCAGCCTGCTGATGGGTCTGCTACTGAGCAGCGCTGCACATGCTAACGATCATAAAGTCCTGGGAATGATTGCCATGCCCAGAAATGCAACCAACGATCTCACGCTAAGAATCCCCGTTTGCCGCGTGGTGAAGCGTATTCAGTTGGTGGCAGACCGTGGCGATATCAAACTAAATGGAGCTTCCGTTTATTTTAAAGCCGCACGCATGTCCAGCCAGAGCCTGAGTGTCCCTTCTTCTATCAAAGAGGGGCAGACGACCAGTTGGATCAACATTAATAACGACAACGACAACAAACGATGCGTGTCCAAAATCACCTTCTCTGGCCAGTCAGTCAATTCCTCCGACATGGCGACATTAAAAGTCATTGGTGATGACTAA